ATGATCATGAGAGGCCGGGGTGCGGAGAGCGCTCTGGTGCACCGGCTGCTGGACGGCGGGCGCTCGGGTATGAGCGGTGTACTCGTCGTGCGCGGCGATGCCGGGATCGGCAAGACGGCCCTGCTGGACCATGCGGTCGGGTCGGCTTCGGGCCTGCAGGTCACGCGGGTCGCGGGCGTCGAGGCCGAGCAGGAGCTCGGTTTCGCGGCCGTGCACCGCGTCCTGCTGCCGTTCCTCGGTGCCCGGAACCGGCTGCCCGGGCCCCAGCGCGCCGCGCTCGAGACGGCGTTCGCGATGGTGGACGGGACCGCGCCCGACCGGTTCCTGGTGGGGCTCGCCGTTCTCACCCTCCTCGCGGAGTCCGCCCGCGAAAGGCCGCTGCTGCTCGTGTGCGACGACGCCCAGTGGCTGGACCGGGAGTCGCTCGACGTCCTGGCGTTCGTGGGACGCAGGCTCCACGCCGACGGCATCGTCGCCCTCTTCGCGCTGCGCGACGACACGGCGGCGCCGCCGGCGCTGGACGGCCTTCCCGAACTCCGGCTCGGCCGGCTGCCGCAGGCCGATGCGCTGGCGCTGCTCATGGACCACGCCGGCGGCGGGATCGACCAGGTCGTGGCCGAGCGGATCATCGCCGAGGCGGCGGGCAATCCGCTCGCCCTGCGGGAACTGGCCCAGGGGCCTCATGTCGTGGAGGCGGGGTTCGCCGGGCCGCCGGCTCTCGGGCGGCGCCTGGAGGCCCGGTTCCTGCGGCGGGTTGAGGGCCTGCCGGTGCTGACCCGGACGGTGCTGTTGGCGGCGGCCGCCGACGCGACCGGCGATCGGGACGTGCTGCGGCGGGCGGTCCGGCACCTTTCGGGGGCCGGCAACGACGACCTGGCCGAGGCCTTCGACCAGGCCGAGCGGGAGGAGTTGTTGACGGCCCGGCCCGCTCCCGGTGCGTCCTCGTTCCGTCATCCGCTGATCCGCTCGGCCGTGTACGGGGGCGCGTCGCGGGCCGCGCGTCGTTCCGTGCACGCCGCGCTCGCCGCCGTGACCGACGCGTGCGCCGAACCCGAACGGCACGCCTGGCATGCGGCGGCCGCCGCGGACGGCCCCGATGAGCAGGTCGCCTCCGCGTTGCACGGCTGTGCCGAGCGGGCCGGGAACACCGGCGGCTACCTGGCCCGGGCCGCGTTCTTGCAGCGGGCCGCGGATCTCACCGACGATCCGGTCCGGCGGGCCACGTGGCTGCTTGAGGCCTGTGCGGCGGCCCTCATGGCCGGTGCCCCGCGTCGGGCCGAGGAGCTCCTCTCCCGGCTGCCGGCACCGGGACCGGCGGTGCCCGTGCTGGGCGCCCATGCCGGCCGGCTGGGCGGGCTGGCCCGCCTGATGCTGGGCGGAAAGGGGGCTGTCGGGCTCCTCCTGGATGCCGCCCCGGTGCTCTTCGAGCACGACCCGGCGTCCGGCCGTGACACGCTGCTGGAGGCCTTCGACGCCTCGATGGTCGCTGCCGGCCCCGGTGGCGGTGCCGGTGGTGGTGGCGGTGCCGGTGGTGGCGGTGCCGATGGTGGTGGCGGTGCCCTGCGGGTGGCCCGTGCCGCGCTCGGTGTCGCCGGCCGCGGGGACGCGGCGCCCGGTGCGGACGCGTGCGTCGCCGACCTGCTCCTGGACGGTCACGCCCGGCTGGTCGCCGTCGGCTACCGCGCGGGCGTGCCGTCGCTGCGGGCGGCCCTCGCGGCGATGACCCGGCCCGGCGCGGAAGAGGGCGGAGCGGTCCGCTGGAGCCTGCTGGGGATGGTCGCCGCCGTCGAGTTGTGGGACATCGACGCCCTGGGGGAATGCGGGCGGCGGTACGCCGATGCCGCGCGCGGCCACGGGGCGCTGCGCATGCTCCAGATCAGCGCACACGCCAACGCGACCTCGGAGGTGTTCCGCGGCAACCTGGTCGGTGCGCAGGCGCACTTCGCGGAGTTCAAGGACATCGCGGACGCGACCGGGGCCGATCCGCGGTTGTCCCACCCCACCGATGTGATGCTGCACGCCTGGCGCGGGGACGAGGCGGCGACTCTGTCGGCGGTCGCGGCGCAGCGGGAGCTGTGTCCCGAGGCGCCCGGCGGGATCCAGGCGCAACTGGCCCGTGCGGCACTGGTCGTGCTCGGGCTGGGCGGGCGCCGCTACCCGCAGGCCCAGGCCGCGGCCCAGGCGGTTCTCGACGATCCGCCGCCGCACTGCGCCGGGCTCGGCCTTCCCGGCCTGGTCGAGGCCGCCGTCCGCAACGGCGATCCGGGCGTGGCCTCGCGGGCGTTGGAGCTGCTGGCCGAGCGGGCCACGGCCAGCGGCACCCCGTGGGCGCTGGGGCTGCTGGCCCGAAGCCGCGCCCTGGTCGCGCCGGGACCGGCGGCGGAGGAGCTGTTCCGGGAGGCGTCCGCGCATCTGGAGCCGACGCCGCTGCTGACCGAGAAGGCGCACACGGACCTCCTGCACGGGGAGTGGCTGCGTCGGCAGCGCCGCAGGCACGACGCCCGGGTGCTGCTGCGGCGCGCCCACGAGCGGTTCGCCTCGATGGGGGCGGCCGCCTTCGCCGAGCGGGCCCGTCTGGAGCTGCGGGCCACGGGCGAGCAGGCGCGCGGGCGGGACGCGGGGGCGGGGCGGCAGCTGACCCCGCAGGAGTCCCGGGTCGCGCGGTTGGCGGCTCGCGGTGCTACCAATCAGGAGATCGCGACGGACTTGTTCCTCAGCGCGAGCACGGTGGAGTACCACCTCGGCAAGGTCTTCCGGAAGCTCGGCGTCTCCTCGCGCCGGCAGCTGGCGGGGTCGCTGCCCCGGGGGTAGCGGCGGGCCCGCGGGGGTGGCCGGTGCCGGGGGGTGGCTGTGTCGCCGGCCGGTGGCACAAGGGCTGGTCGGGGCGGGTGAATCGTCATCTAAGATTCAAGCTGGCCGCGGGGCCGGGGCTCGTCGCTGTGTGCGGCGACCGCGGAAGGGCCAGGCCGGCCGGTCGATGAGAGCGGCCCGCGTCAGGGGTTCCGGTGCGGTCCGGACGGGGACCGTCTGACGCTGATCACGAAGCTCCCGGGGAATCGCGTGCCGTCGGCGTGCGTCTCAGTGGTGTGAGATGCCCAGCCCGCACGCCCACGCACAGGAGACCGCCGGGGAGAAGTGAGGTATGGCAGTGATCTGCGTCGGAGGCATGATCGGGATCGGCAAGACGAGTGTGGCCGAACTCCTCGCCAAGGAACTGGGCAGCGACGTCTTCTACGAGAGCGTCGAGGACAATCCGATCCTTCCGCTCTTCTACACGGCGAGCCCCGAGGAGATCCAGGCGAGGCGCTACCCCTTCCTGCTCCAGCTCTACTTCCTGCAGACCCGGTTCGCCTCGATCAAGGAGGCGTACAAGCAGGGCGACAACGTCCTGGACCGGTCCATCTACGAGGACTGGTACTTCGCCAAGGTCAACCACGACCTGGGCCGGATCAGCTCCCTGGAGATGCGGGTGTACGAGGGCCTGCTGGGCGAGATGATGCGCGAGATCGACGGCCTGCCGTACCGCAAGGCGCCCGACCTGATGGTCTACCTGAAGGCGGACTTCGAGACGGTGCTGCACCGGATCGGCCTGCGGGGCCGTGACTTCGAACAGGACGAGGGCCTCGTCGAGTACTACCGCACCCTGTGGTCGGGCTACGACGACTGGGTGAACCTGCACTACTCGGCCAGCGAGGTTCTCGTCGTCGACATGAACCGCACGGACGTCGTGCACAACCCCGACGACGCCGCCCGCGTGGTCCGGGAGGTCAAGGACGCCCTGGCCGCGGTCCGGCAGAACGCCGCGGCCGGTCTCTGACCCGCGGGCCGGTGGTCTCCCCCGTGCGGGGGAGACGGCCGCGACCTGCGGACGATGCCCGGACACCTGGCGGGTGGCGACGATCAGGACTCGTCCCGTCAGATTCAGATTCCGGAACCGGAGCTCACCATGCCGAAGTGGACCCTGCGCGTCATCGCCGTCCTCGCCGTCGCCGCCGCGATCGCCGCCCCCGCGGCGGTGGCCGCGCCCGAGCCGGCGCCCGCCGCAGCGGCGGCCCCCGTGGCCGCACGGGAGGCATCCGCGGCCGCGCCGGTGGGCTCCGCCGCCGCGCCGGAGACCGGGCTCGCCTCCGCCGGGCGCGAGACGACGCCGTCGGACCACGCCGTCTCCCTCTGAGCGACGCCCGGGGGCGGCGCCGTACCGGGGGCGGGGGTCCTCGTCGTCGTACCCGTGCGGTGTGCCCGTGCGGTGTACCCGGTGCCGAGCCGGGAGGGGGCGGGTGCGCTGCCGGCCCCCGGTAGGCGGCGGGCTTGCGTGCCCGCGTTCACCCCGTCGGGGCAATGGCCGGTGGTTCACGCGGCGGAAGGTGGTCTACTGCGGCTCGACCAGCGCAAACCGGCGTGAGCAGGAGGCAGTATGAGCGGCGTGGACCTGGATTTCGAACCGCCCGCGGAAGCGGGTGGGAGCGGCACGTTCCCGATGCGGGCGGGGGCCCTGCGCAGGAACGGCCATGTGCTCGTCGACGGCGTTGTCTGCAGGCTCACCGACGTCTCGATCTCGAAGCCCGGCCAGCACGGTCCGACCGAGGTGCATCTCGCGGGGGTCGACGTGTTCACCGGTGAGAAGCACGAGGACGTGCACCCCTCCTCCCGCGACGTGGAGGTGCCGGTGGTGGTCTGCACCGAGTACGTGCTGGCCGGTGTCGACGGCGGTCGCCTCCGCTTGGTGGACGTGTCCACGGGAGAGGCCGGGGAAGACGTCGCGCTGCCGGAGGGAGCCCTCGGCCGGGCCGTCGAGGGCGACTTCACCGCCGGCAAGGACGTCCGGGTCACCGTGACCCGCGCGCTGGGCCGGGCAGCGGTCACCGGCCACCGCGCGCGGTAGGCCCGGCGGCCGTGACCCGCGCACGGCGCCGTCCGCGCGGCTGGGACCTCCCGGCCGGACACACGCAAGACGCCCGGCCGGGAGGTCCCGGCCGGGCGTCTTCGATGTGCGTGGGCTGCCCGCTGGCGGCTTAGTACCAGTGGTGGGTCTGCCAGAAGTTCCAGGCGCCGACGGGGCTGCCGTAGCGCTCGTTCATGTAGTTCAGGCCCCACTTGATCTGGGTGGCCGGGTTGGTCTTCCAGTCGGCGCCCGCGGAGGCCATCTTCGAGGCCGGCAGGGCCTGGACCAGGCCGTACGCGCCGGAGGAGGCGTTGGTGGCGGTGTGGTTCCAGCCGCTCTCGCGGGAAACGATGTTGTTGAAGGCCGCGAACTGCGCCGGGTCCTTGATCATCTGCTGGGCGATCGCCTTGGCGCTCGTCGGGGCCGCCTGGGCGGGAACCGCGGCGAGCATGGAACCGGCGACACCGAGGGCGACGACGGTGCCCGCGAGGGCCTTCTTGGAGGCGGCGATGCGGCGGATGACGGAGTGGGACACGGAGATACCTTCCACAGGGGACAAGGGCGGTCGCGGCATGCCTGGGGCATGCGTGAGCCACTCACGCGGTGGAGAGGGGTTCGTCGGCGGCGGGTGAGGACCCGTGCCGCCCGGCGACTCATCCAGTTCTACAGACGCCCCGACCCCCTGGCAACGACCGCCATTACTAGGGGGCTTCGCAGTCAGGGACCGGCGGACCGGTGCCGGGCGGGGCGGGGTGGGCGCAGGTGGGAGCCGGATGAGGGGGGTTACGGGAGGGGTGCGGGGTCTACTATCGCGGTTCGTGTGTGACGTGAGTCCTATGGGGCGGGTCACCCCCGGGACGCCCGGACCTCACCGTCTGTCACTGGATGTACCCCTTTGAGAAACCGAGCAAATGTCCGTATTGCGCTGGATTCAAAGGAAATGAACAGTTTTGGGCTGTCCTTCTGTCCGACGCGGTCCGGCACGTGGAGTCGGGAGCACGCCCACGGAGGGCCCGGGTCTGGACCCGCCGGGGGTCGAGGTCGCCGGGGCGAGCCGCCCGCGATCGCCCGGAAGACCACGCCGCGGACCGCGGCGGACCGCGGCGGACCGCGGGAGGGCAGGCCGTGCGCGAGGTGCGGCGCGGGTTCGCGGCGGGCGGGGCGGCCGGCGGTAGGGTGCGGGCCGTGTCCGATCAGCAGCGTGAGCAGCAGCGGCGTGATCTCGCCGGCTACGGGGCCGAGCCGCCGCGCGCGGCGTGGCCCGGGGGCGCCCGTGTCGCCGTCAGCCTCGTACTGAACTACGAGGAGGGCGGGGAGCAGAACGTCCTGGAGGGCGACCGCACCTCGGAGGGGTACCTCCACGAAGTCGTAGGCGCGCCGCCCGTGACCGGCGGGCGCGACCTGAACGTGGAGTCGATGTTCGCCTACGGCTCGCGCGCCGGCTTCTGGCGCATCCACCGCACACTGGCGGCGCACCGTGCGCCACTGACCGTGTACGCCGTGGGACAGGCCCTGGAACGCAACCCCGACGCGGCGCGCGCGATGGGGGCGGCGGGCTGGGAGGTGGCGGGCCACGGCTGGCGCTGGATCGACTACCGGCACGTGCCCGAGAACGTCGAGCGGGACGACATCGCACGCACGGCCGAGGCGATCGGGCGGCTCGTCGGGCGCCGGCCGGTGGGCTGGTACACCGGCCGGACCAGCGCGAACACACGGCGCCTGGTCGCCGGGGAGGGCGGCTTCCTCTACGACAGCGACGACTACTCGGACGACCTGCCGTTCTATGTGGAGGCGGGCGGCCGGCGCCCGCACCTGGTGGTGCCGTACAGCCTCGACGCAAACGACTTCAAGTTCCTGATCGTCCACGGCTTCACCACCGCGGACGACATGCTCGCCTACCTGGTCGACACCTTCGAGACGCTCCGCGCCGAGGGCGCGGACCGGCCGCGGATGATGAGCGTCGGCATGCACTGCCGAATCATCGGGCGGCCCGGGCGAATCCGCGCGCTCGACGGGTTCTTGAAACACGTCGCGCAGCGGGGCGGGGCGTGGATGGCCACGCGGGAGGAGATCGCACGGCACTGGCTGGCCACGCACCCGCCCGCCGACTGACTGCACACCGTGCACGCACGGCGTGCAGGACGCAGGACGCAGGACGCAGGACGCCTCTAGGATGCCGGGCGGGCGGGGGCGTAGCGCAGAGGTCGTCGCGCGCGGTCTCCAAAACCGTGAGGACGCCGGTTCGAATCCGGTCGGCCCCGTCCGCTCCGCCCCTCGGCCACCTCGCGACCGTCCCCACGTCACCCTTCGGCCGCCGGCAGGGACCGGCGACCGAAGGGTGACGTGGGGACCGGTTCGCGCCGAACATTCCCGGCCCTGCCGGTCGCCCCGCAGGGCCTGCGCCTGCGGGGCCTGCGCCTGCGGGTCTACGCGGGGGTCTGGACCTTGTCGGGGTTGTCCTTGCCCACGACCACCGGGTCCGGCTTGGTGTCCGGCTTGGGGGTCGGGGCGGGCTTGTCGGGCTGGTGCTCGCAGTAGACCTTGCCCTGGTAGAACTTGCAGCCCGGCATGTTCTCCACGTCGCGGACCTTGTCCTTCTTGCCGTGACGCTTCTGGTTCTTCTCGCCCTTGTCGCGCTTGTCGTGCTTATCGCGCTTGTCGTGGTTCTGACCCTTCTCCCACGCCTCCTTCTTGCCGCTGTTCTCGTGACCGCTCTTCGCGTGGGCAGCGGCCGAGGTCGCGCCGGTCGCGGCCGGGGCGGCGAAAGCGCTGGTGGGGACCAGTGCGCCCCCTCCGACGATCGCGGCCGAGACGGCGTACAGGGCGAAGCGCTGCTTTCGGGAGGTGGTGCGGAACATGAGGACGACTCCAGATGAGAGGTGGGGGGAGGGTCGGATCCAGAGAACTCGGTGCGAAATGTCTGGTTTGTTCTCTTATGGAAAAGGCTGGCTGTCTGACTTCATGGAGCTGTCCGCCGACTGTCACAGGCGCGTGACAGGCCGCGCGGCTCCTGGCGCCTGGCATCTGCGGCGCCCCTGCGGCTGCCCTGGTACGGGGGCCGGGACAGCAGGACCGGTGGGCGCGGGGCGTGGCACGGGGCCGAAGTCGGGCCGGGAGGCGTCGCTGCCTGCCCGGCTCCTCCCGCAGGAGTCGGTGGACGCGGGCCGGGAGCGCGGTGGATCGGCCCCGGCCCAGGGTCCGCGGCCGGGCGGTCAGCCGGCCAGGGGGACGGCGATGTCGCAGGCCGGGTCGGCCGGGCCGATCCCGGACCAGTCCGCGAAGTAGACCTCGCGGGGCGCAGCCGCCGTGGTGCGGGCCTCGCGCTGCGCCCAGGCGTAGACCGCGTCGTAGGCGGAGAGGATCTGCGGGTAGGCCGTCTGCGCCTTGGTGAGGCGGGTGTAGGCCTGGGTGTGGGCCGGTTCGGTGCGGGAGGCCGCCGGGAGCAGGCCGGCGCGGGCCGGGTCCACCGGCACGCAGAGCTCGACGGGGCCGTCGCTGTCCTCATTGACCTCCCCGTGGTAGATGACGAACGGGTGGCCGAAGAAGCCACCGTGCGCGTGTGCCACCTGAGCCAGTCGGCCCAGGGCCGCGGGGATCCAGTCGGGCAGCTCTTCCGGGGTGATGTGCCGCTGTTCCGTGAGGACCAGCTGCTGCGGCACCTCACGCTCCTTGATCTCGTACATGTCCGTACTCCCTTCGCCTCCGAGCAGGTGGATACGGAGGTGCGCCGCCAGCTCGCGCTGTGCCGCGTGGCGGCGCTCGACGCCGTCCCAGTACTCGGCCACCAGCCGGGCCGCCTCCGGGGCGGGGGCGGCCAGGACCGCGCCGACGTCGGCCAGCGGCATGTCCAGCCCGCGCAGCCGCACGATCAGCCGGGCGGCGGCGAGCCGGCTCTCCCGGTAGTACCGGTATCCGGTGACGGCGTCGACGTGGTCGGGCGGCAGCAGGCCGTGGCGGTCGTACAGCCGCAGGGCCTTGTGCGACAGCCGCGCCCGGCGGGCGAACGCGCCGATGCTGAGCAGTGCTTCTTCCTCCATGGCCGCTACGCTCCCCTCTCCCCCAGGGTCAGGGTCAACCGGGCGGGCTCAGCAGTCACCGGGGTCGCCCAGCAGGGGTGCGCCGACAGTAGCGGGCGGCGGCGTGCGCGACGGCGAGCAGGCCCCGGGCGGCGCGGGGCGGCGGCCCGGGACGAGTTGAGGCGGCCGGCGAGGGGGTTCCGGCGGGCTTCGCGGCCCATCGGGGGCAGTCCGCCGGAGGCCTCCAGTCCGAGGAGGGGAACCGCACCCCCCTTTCTCTCCCCTTCTCTCACCTCCTCTCCCCCTTTTTCCCTCCTTCTCCCCCGTCCTGTCCCGCGTCTTCTCCTCCGTCAGGGTCCGGTCCGCGCCGCGGCTCCGGTGTTCCGCGACGGCATGGGCGCGTCCGTCCGCCGCGGCCGCGCCGAGGAACTCGGCCTGGACACCCGCCTCGCCGGGGCGGCGGTCTGCTGCGGGACATCGGCCAGCCCGTCGTCCGGCTTGCCGTCCTGCGCATCACCCTCGAGGTGGAGGTGCGTGTCACTCCGCCCGAGGAGGAAGGGGGCGAACGGCCCAACGGGAGCCACGAGGTCGGCGTGATCGAGCCGATCGGCTTCCGCCGGGCCGTCCGGCTCCCGAACTTGCGGGCTTGCGGGCTTGCGGTGCCGCTCCTGCCGCGCTGGCCGCCCTCCGTGCGGCGGGGGCCGTCCCCGCCTTGGCCTCTGTCGCCGACGACCGCCATCGGGGAACACCCGGCGCAGCCACGGGCGGTCGGGCGGTCAGGCGGTGCGGCGCGGGCGCATGGGACGGCGCGGGCGGCGGCGGACAGCAGGGGCCTCCGGGGCAGCCTGCGGTGAGGAGAACCCGCCTGCCACGGGCAGGGGGGACGCAGCCGGTGCGGTGGCCGGAGTGGGGACTGCGGCCGCGGGCGGGGCCTGGCGGGCCGGCGGTCGGGCACTGCCGAGGATGGCGGTGTGCGCGATGAGCGGCGCGCAGGACTGGCAGATCTCGGCGAGCGTCCAGACCTGTCCCACGGCCGGGTTGTGGACCAGGACCAGGAGGGCGGAGCCGGTGCACTGGGTGCGGGCCTCGTGGAAGGCGCACTGCGCGGCCCGGCAGGCGCACGCGGCGTTGGGCCGGACGGTCGCCAACCGGGCGTGGGCCCGGACGTGCTCGGCGGCGAACCGTTTCAGGGCCGCGGTGTCCTTCGAACGGGGCGGCATCCGGCAGGCTTCGGTGCTGCAGGTGACGGAGGCGCTGTGATCGGCGTGGCCGGTGAGCCGGACCGTCCAGGTCCGGCCGGGCACGCGGGATCCGGGCATGAGGGTCAAGTCGGGGTCCGATCGTCGTGTTTCAGGTGGGTCGGTCGCGGCCGGTCGCACCGACGTGGCGCCGATCGCGGCGGGGTGGACCCCGCGGACTGTCGTCCCGGGCGGCGTCTGCGGTGGCGGCGCCGGGCAGCGGAGAAACGGACATCGCGCGGCCTCGGACCTGGGGTCTTCGGCCTTTTTCGCACGTCCCGCAGGTCCTGTCAATGGCGCGTACCCGTCCGGCCGTCCGCCGGACAGGGGCAGGAAGGGGAGGGGAAGGGACGGGGACCGGACGGGACAGGACAAGTGGGCCCGGGGTCCGCCCGGGACGCGCCCGGGAGGCCTGTCGGCCGTGGCGGGTGCGGGCGATTCGGGCGGCGGAGCGGGCGGGCGAAAACTCCCGGGAAGTCAGCACGCCCACGGAACGGGCCGGCGGGGCGCCGGCGCCGGCTCCGTGGCCGCCTGCGGGCAGCGCTCCGACTGCCTCGTCTGCCGTTCCTGGGCACCGTCTGCGGCGCACAATTCCCCCGGCGGGTGCGGACGATGGTCCTGTCCTGAACCGGGCCTGCGCCCCGCGCCCGTACGCGGAGGTGTACGGGCAACACGGCCGTCTGCGGGTTCGGCGAAGACGCTGGAGGCGACCCCGGCCATCACCGCGAGCGGACACCGGCGCGGGCCGCGAGGT
The genomic region above belongs to Streptomyces sp. PCS3-D2 and contains:
- a CDS encoding LuxR family transcriptional regulator: MIMRGRGAESALVHRLLDGGRSGMSGVLVVRGDAGIGKTALLDHAVGSASGLQVTRVAGVEAEQELGFAAVHRVLLPFLGARNRLPGPQRAALETAFAMVDGTAPDRFLVGLAVLTLLAESARERPLLLVCDDAQWLDRESLDVLAFVGRRLHADGIVALFALRDDTAAPPALDGLPELRLGRLPQADALALLMDHAGGGIDQVVAERIIAEAAGNPLALRELAQGPHVVEAGFAGPPALGRRLEARFLRRVEGLPVLTRTVLLAAAADATGDRDVLRRAVRHLSGAGNDDLAEAFDQAEREELLTARPAPGASSFRHPLIRSAVYGGASRAARRSVHAALAAVTDACAEPERHAWHAAAAADGPDEQVASALHGCAERAGNTGGYLARAAFLQRAADLTDDPVRRATWLLEACAAALMAGAPRRAEELLSRLPAPGPAVPVLGAHAGRLGGLARLMLGGKGAVGLLLDAAPVLFEHDPASGRDTLLEAFDASMVAAGPGGGAGGGGGAGGGGADGGGGALRVARAALGVAGRGDAAPGADACVADLLLDGHARLVAVGYRAGVPSLRAALAAMTRPGAEEGGAVRWSLLGMVAAVELWDIDALGECGRRYADAARGHGALRMLQISAHANATSEVFRGNLVGAQAHFAEFKDIADATGADPRLSHPTDVMLHAWRGDEAATLSAVAAQRELCPEAPGGIQAQLARAALVVLGLGGRRYPQAQAAAQAVLDDPPPHCAGLGLPGLVEAAVRNGDPGVASRALELLAERATASGTPWALGLLARSRALVAPGPAAEELFREASAHLEPTPLLTEKAHTDLLHGEWLRRQRRRHDARVLLRRAHERFASMGAAAFAERARLELRATGEQARGRDAGAGRQLTPQESRVARLAARGATNQEIATDLFLSASTVEYHLGKVFRKLGVSSRRQLAGSLPRG
- a CDS encoding deoxynucleoside kinase, with amino-acid sequence MAVICVGGMIGIGKTSVAELLAKELGSDVFYESVEDNPILPLFYTASPEEIQARRYPFLLQLYFLQTRFASIKEAYKQGDNVLDRSIYEDWYFAKVNHDLGRISSLEMRVYEGLLGEMMREIDGLPYRKAPDLMVYLKADFETVLHRIGLRGRDFEQDEGLVEYYRTLWSGYDDWVNLHYSASEVLVVDMNRTDVVHNPDDAARVVREVKDALAAVRQNAAAGL
- the eif5A gene encoding translation initiation factor IF-5A, producing MSGVDLDFEPPAEAGGSGTFPMRAGALRRNGHVLVDGVVCRLTDVSISKPGQHGPTEVHLAGVDVFTGEKHEDVHPSSRDVEVPVVVCTEYVLAGVDGGRLRLVDVSTGEAGEDVALPEGALGRAVEGDFTAGKDVRVTVTRALGRAAVTGHRAR
- a CDS encoding transglycosylase SLT domain-containing protein; translated protein: MPRPPLSPVEGISVSHSVIRRIAASKKALAGTVVALGVAGSMLAAVPAQAAPTSAKAIAQQMIKDPAQFAAFNNIVSRESGWNHTATNASSGAYGLVQALPASKMASAGADWKTNPATQIKWGLNYMNERYGSPVGAWNFWQTHHWY
- the puuE gene encoding allantoinase PuuE; its protein translation is MSDQQREQQRRDLAGYGAEPPRAAWPGGARVAVSLVLNYEEGGEQNVLEGDRTSEGYLHEVVGAPPVTGGRDLNVESMFAYGSRAGFWRIHRTLAAHRAPLTVYAVGQALERNPDAARAMGAAGWEVAGHGWRWIDYRHVPENVERDDIARTAEAIGRLVGRRPVGWYTGRTSANTRRLVAGEGGFLYDSDDYSDDLPFYVEAGGRRPHLVVPYSLDANDFKFLIVHGFTTADDMLAYLVDTFETLRAEGADRPRMMSVGMHCRIIGRPGRIRALDGFLKHVAQRGGAWMATREEIARHWLATHPPAD
- a CDS encoding MerR family transcriptional regulator; amino-acid sequence: MEEEALLSIGAFARRARLSHKALRLYDRHGLLPPDHVDAVTGYRYYRESRLAAARLIVRLRGLDMPLADVGAVLAAPAPEAARLVAEYWDGVERRHAAQRELAAHLRIHLLGGEGSTDMYEIKEREVPQQLVLTEQRHITPEELPDWIPAALGRLAQVAHAHGGFFGHPFVIYHGEVNEDSDGPVELCVPVDPARAGLLPAASRTEPAHTQAYTRLTKAQTAYPQILSAYDAVYAWAQREARTTAAAPREVYFADWSGIGPADPACDIAVPLAG